One region of Mycolicibacterium insubricum genomic DNA includes:
- a CDS encoding NAD-dependent deacylase codes for MHIAVLSGAGISAESGVPTFRDDRNGFWARFDPYELSSTDGWRRHPERVWAWYLWRHHLVLEVEPNDGHRAVADWQDIAEVTVITQNVDDLHERAGSGNVQHLHGSLFEFRCDRCDSRYDGDIPDMPEPELEAAPPACGCGGLIRPDIVWFGENLPEGPWDASVQAVQDADVMIVVGTSGIVYPAAGLPELALRRGIPVIEVNPEETPLSGQVTAVVRESAGDALPTLLPRLIGMLG; via the coding sequence GTGCATATCGCGGTGTTGTCCGGAGCGGGGATCTCGGCCGAAAGTGGCGTCCCCACGTTCCGCGACGACCGCAACGGCTTCTGGGCCCGATTCGACCCCTACGAACTGTCGAGTACCGACGGCTGGCGCCGGCACCCCGAACGCGTCTGGGCTTGGTACCTGTGGCGCCATCACCTGGTGCTCGAGGTCGAGCCCAACGACGGGCACCGCGCGGTCGCGGACTGGCAGGACATCGCCGAGGTCACCGTCATCACCCAGAACGTCGACGACCTGCACGAACGCGCCGGCAGCGGCAACGTCCAGCACCTGCACGGCAGCCTGTTCGAATTCCGCTGCGACCGCTGCGATTCACGCTACGACGGCGACATCCCCGACATGCCCGAGCCCGAGCTGGAGGCCGCCCCACCGGCCTGCGGCTGCGGTGGACTGATCCGCCCCGACATCGTCTGGTTCGGCGAGAACCTGCCCGAGGGCCCGTGGGACGCCTCGGTGCAGGCAGTGCAGGACGCGGACGTGATGATCGTGGTCGGCACGTCGGGGATCGTCTACCCGGCCGCCGGCCTGCCCGAGCTGGCGCTGCGGCGGGGGATACCGGTGATCGAGGTGAACCCCGAGGAAACACCACTGTCGGGCCAGGTCACCGCGGTGGTGCGGGAAAGCGCCGGCGACGCGCTGCCCACCCTGCTGCCGCGGCTGATCGGGATGCTGGGCTGA
- a CDS encoding 4a-hydroxytetrahydrobiopterin dehydratase translates to MTVLTDAQIDAALASLPGWVHDDGMLRRSITFDSFLDGIAAVDRVAVLAEAADHHPDIDIRGRTVTFTLVTHSAGGITDKDVAMARDISASVNRPGT, encoded by the coding sequence ATGACTGTGTTGACCGACGCGCAGATCGATGCGGCACTGGCGTCGCTGCCCGGTTGGGTGCACGACGACGGCATGTTGCGTCGCTCGATCACCTTCGACTCGTTTCTCGACGGCATCGCCGCGGTGGACCGGGTGGCCGTACTGGCCGAGGCCGCCGATCACCATCCGGATATCGATATCCGTGGGCGCACCGTCACTTTCACTCTGGTGACGCATTCGGCCGGCGGGATCACCGATAAGGACGTCGCTATGGCGCGTGACATCTCGGCGAGCGTGAACCGCCCGGGAACCTGA
- a CDS encoding acyltransferase family protein: MPAFTRFPSPAEVAAQTPPDRDRAIDVIRIVSLIGVVLGHTIMATSAIEGQVFHWDNLLTTSTVFQALTWVLQIMPLFFFAGTAASVGSWTPGSSWGGFLLNRCTRLFRPVFYYLAFWAVCLTVLHRLLPDYVYRPIAGISTQLLWFLGAYVLVLAAIPLLARITTVRRLAVAVTIGYLMVAVVDAVRINVEGTAMLGYLNMAVWLIPGMFGVAYRRKLLSGRHALMLAAMMFVVDLALLRFGPYELSLVGIDGMRLPNMTPPSLLLAGHAIVLCLLAIAAAPAINRWAQRPRVWQLTAIGNSGAMTLYLWHMPALLLMHLAFDYAGLPRHPGHPYLAELSVLQSLIMLVAVGVLFVALRPLESRPLPGWDGGVVREPGPRSAAVGTLLCLAGLALLVSIKWGLKDDGVYCTAVMLAALCGARLLARPTVADSSGHAALRAESGSTSR; the protein is encoded by the coding sequence ATGCCCGCATTCACGCGTTTCCCCAGCCCCGCCGAGGTCGCCGCGCAGACCCCGCCCGACCGCGACCGCGCGATCGACGTCATCCGCATCGTGTCGCTGATCGGCGTGGTGCTCGGCCACACCATCATGGCCACCAGCGCCATCGAGGGCCAGGTGTTCCACTGGGACAACCTGCTCACCACCTCGACGGTGTTCCAGGCGCTGACCTGGGTCCTGCAGATCATGCCGCTGTTCTTCTTCGCCGGTACCGCCGCCAGCGTCGGATCCTGGACGCCCGGTTCGTCCTGGGGTGGGTTCCTGCTCAACCGGTGCACCCGGCTGTTCCGGCCGGTGTTCTACTACCTGGCGTTCTGGGCGGTGTGCCTGACGGTGCTGCACCGGCTGCTGCCCGACTACGTCTACCGCCCGATCGCCGGCATCTCCACCCAGTTGCTGTGGTTCCTCGGCGCCTACGTGCTGGTGTTGGCCGCGATCCCGCTGCTGGCCCGGATCACCACGGTCCGGCGGCTGGCCGTCGCCGTCACGATCGGCTACCTGATGGTCGCCGTCGTCGACGCGGTGCGGATCAACGTCGAGGGCACCGCGATGCTCGGGTACCTGAACATGGCGGTCTGGCTGATTCCCGGCATGTTCGGCGTGGCCTACCGGCGCAAGCTGCTCAGCGGCCGCCACGCCCTGATGCTGGCCGCGATGATGTTCGTCGTCGACCTCGCCCTACTGCGGTTCGGCCCCTACGAGCTGAGCCTGGTGGGTATCGACGGCATGCGGCTGCCAAACATGACGCCGCCGTCGCTGCTGCTGGCCGGACACGCAATCGTGTTGTGCCTGTTGGCGATCGCCGCGGCCCCGGCCATTAACCGCTGGGCGCAGCGGCCCCGGGTGTGGCAGCTGACGGCGATCGGCAACTCCGGCGCGATGACGCTGTACCTGTGGCACATGCCGGCCCTGCTGCTGATGCACCTGGCGTTCGACTACGCGGGCCTGCCGCGGCATCCCGGACACCCGTACCTGGCGGAGCTCAGCGTCCTGCAGTCGCTGATCATGCTGGTCGCCGTCGGGGTGCTGTTCGTGGCGCTGCGACCGCTGGAGAGCCGCCCTCTGCCGGGCTGGGACGGCGGCGTGGTGCGCGAACCCGGGCCGCGCAGCGCCGCCGTCGGGACCCTGCTGTGCCTGGCGGGGCTGGCGCTGCTGGTGTCGATCAAGTGGGGCCTCAAGGACGACGGCGTGTACTGCACCGCCGTCATGCTCGCCGCGCTGTGCGGGGCCCGGTTGCTGGCTCGCCCGACCGTCGCCGATTCATCGGGACACGCGGCCCTCCGGGCTGAATCGGGGAGCACGTCGCGTTAG
- a CDS encoding BCCT family transporter has product MRERVLRPWRSIEPAVFVPASVIIVGLIAFAVVYSASAADAFGKLNRVITGGVGWWYVLVATGFVVFAVYCGVSRVGTIRLGRDDETPDFSFLAWLAMLFSAGMGIGLVFYGVAEPLSHYIRPPRSLGVEGATDAAANQAMALTLFHWGLHAWAIYIVVGLGMAYMTYRRGRPLSIRWLLEPLLGKERVEGWIGHAVDVIAIVGTLFGVATSLGFGITQIAAGLEYLGWITVTNWWTVILIAAITALATFSVVSGVSRGLKWLSNINMMLAGLLAGFVMLAGPTLFLMQAWVQNLGNYLTSLPELMLRTGPFTDGQWLGSWTIFYWGWWISWAPFVGMFIARISRGRTIREFVAGVLLVPTVIGSLWFTVFGDSAILRQRNHGDMLVDGAVDTNTSLFQLLGGLPLATVSSVLAIFVIVFFFVTSSDSGSLVIDILSSGGELEPPVATRVYWSFLEGIAAAILLIVGGAGSLAALQTAAIATAVPFSVIMVIACVSMLRAFHYDLATTPRLLRISAPDGLVPKAHSLRDASATLAGLVEVRRVAPGDCSVSPDTGELVIIERTDPLGDSRGT; this is encoded by the coding sequence CTGCGCGAACGGGTGCTGCGGCCTTGGCGCAGCATCGAACCGGCCGTCTTCGTCCCCGCCTCGGTCATCATCGTGGGGCTCATCGCGTTCGCGGTCGTCTACTCGGCCTCGGCCGCCGACGCGTTCGGCAAGCTCAACCGTGTCATCACCGGCGGGGTCGGCTGGTGGTACGTCCTGGTGGCGACGGGGTTCGTGGTGTTCGCCGTGTACTGCGGGGTGTCGCGCGTCGGCACCATCCGTTTAGGCCGTGACGACGAGACACCGGATTTCAGTTTCCTGGCGTGGCTGGCCATGCTGTTCAGCGCCGGGATGGGCATCGGACTGGTGTTTTACGGTGTCGCCGAACCACTTTCGCACTACATCAGGCCGCCGCGATCGTTGGGCGTGGAGGGCGCCACGGATGCCGCGGCCAACCAGGCGATGGCGCTGACCCTGTTCCACTGGGGCCTGCACGCCTGGGCCATCTACATCGTCGTCGGCCTCGGCATGGCCTACATGACCTACCGGCGCGGACGGCCGCTGTCGATCCGCTGGCTGCTGGAGCCGCTGCTGGGCAAGGAACGTGTCGAGGGCTGGATCGGGCACGCCGTCGACGTCATCGCCATCGTCGGCACCCTGTTCGGCGTCGCCACCTCGCTGGGCTTCGGCATCACCCAGATCGCCGCGGGGCTGGAGTACCTCGGCTGGATCACCGTCACCAACTGGTGGACGGTGATCCTGATCGCCGCGATCACCGCGTTGGCGACGTTCTCGGTGGTCAGCGGCGTCAGCCGCGGCCTGAAGTGGCTGTCCAACATCAACATGATGCTGGCCGGGCTGCTGGCCGGATTCGTCATGCTGGCCGGGCCGACCCTGTTCCTGATGCAGGCCTGGGTGCAGAACCTGGGCAACTACCTCACCTCGCTGCCCGAATTGATGCTGCGCACCGGACCGTTCACCGACGGCCAGTGGCTGGGCAGCTGGACCATCTTCTACTGGGGCTGGTGGATCAGCTGGGCGCCGTTCGTCGGCATGTTCATCGCCCGGATCTCCCGGGGCCGAACCATCCGCGAGTTCGTCGCCGGTGTGCTGCTGGTGCCGACGGTGATCGGCTCGCTGTGGTTCACCGTGTTCGGCGATTCGGCGATCCTGCGCCAGCGCAACCACGGCGACATGCTCGTCGACGGCGCCGTCGACACCAACACGTCGCTGTTCCAACTGCTGGGCGGTCTGCCGCTGGCGACGGTGTCCAGCGTGCTGGCGATCTTCGTGATCGTCTTCTTCTTCGTCACCTCCTCGGATTCCGGGTCGCTGGTGATCGACATCCTGTCCTCGGGCGGTGAGCTGGAACCGCCGGTGGCCACCCGGGTCTACTGGTCGTTCCTGGAGGGCATCGCGGCGGCGATTCTGCTGATCGTCGGCGGCGCCGGGTCGCTGGCCGCGTTGCAGACCGCGGCGATCGCTACCGCCGTGCCGTTCTCGGTGATCATGGTGATCGCCTGCGTGTCGATGCTGCGCGCGTTCCACTACGACCTGGCGACCACTCCGCGGCTGCTGCGCATCTCGGCCCCGGATGGCCTTGTGCCCAAGGCACATTCGTTACGCGATGCGTCCGCAACGCTGGCCGGCCTGGTGGAGGTGCGACGGGTCGCCCCCGGTGACTGTTCGGTGTCCCCGGACACCGGGGAACTCGTCATCATCGAGCGCACCGACCCGCTCGGCGATTCCCGCGGGACGTAG
- a CDS encoding Rv1157c family protein, producing the protein MSRTRNLLATTAAVVLGAASTLANTGVASADPAPAAPIGSEQAPGLPAIEGLSPIIQQAAADPSGAASLLMAAARAFTSKNGASDDTKNVANAVNTFVEPQAHLSGPDVMPPGVPASQPHEIPAGVVAGAESHLPPGINPANAAGPTDPAPQAAAETPSPTPAPAPAPAPNAVQPVAATTPAPDGAPAPAAAPAAPAAADDAPVTQDFMYPSIGNGCLADGGNSLATALTVAGPAKIPTPGPGPGQAAYVFTAVGTSAPAEVQKLPLNVTWVNLTTGKSGTATLKPQADINPQGPTTLTAIVDTGSGSIMSTIFGQVTTTEKQCQFMPTIGSAVIP; encoded by the coding sequence ATGTCCCGGACCAGGAACCTGCTCGCAACGACGGCCGCCGTCGTCCTCGGCGCGGCGTCCACGCTCGCCAACACCGGCGTCGCGTCGGCCGACCCCGCCCCGGCGGCGCCGATCGGCAGCGAGCAGGCTCCTGGGCTGCCGGCCATCGAGGGGCTGAGCCCGATCATCCAGCAGGCCGCGGCCGATCCCAGCGGGGCCGCGTCCCTGCTGATGGCCGCCGCCCGCGCCTTCACCTCCAAGAACGGCGCCAGCGACGACACCAAGAACGTCGCCAACGCCGTCAACACGTTCGTCGAGCCGCAGGCGCACCTGAGCGGCCCGGACGTCATGCCCCCGGGCGTGCCCGCCTCGCAACCGCACGAGATTCCCGCCGGCGTCGTCGCGGGCGCCGAGAGCCACCTGCCGCCGGGCATCAACCCGGCCAACGCCGCCGGCCCGACGGACCCGGCCCCGCAGGCCGCCGCCGAGACGCCGTCCCCCACACCCGCTCCGGCACCTGCTCCGGCACCCAATGCCGTGCAGCCGGTCGCCGCGACCACCCCGGCCCCCGACGGCGCCCCCGCCCCGGCCGCGGCTCCCGCCGCCCCGGCGGCCGCCGACGACGCGCCGGTGACCCAGGACTTCATGTACCCCTCGATCGGCAACGGCTGCCTGGCCGACGGCGGCAACTCGCTGGCCACCGCACTGACCGTGGCCGGCCCGGCGAAGATCCCGACCCCGGGCCCCGGCCCCGGCCAGGCCGCCTACGTGTTCACCGCGGTGGGCACCTCCGCCCCCGCGGAGGTGCAGAAGCTGCCGCTGAACGTGACCTGGGTGAACCTGACCACCGGCAAGTCCGGCACCGCGACACTCAAGCCGCAGGCCGACATCAACCCGCAGGGCCCGACCACGCTGACCGCGATCGTCGACACCGGCTCGGGTTCGATCATGTCGACGATCTTCGGGCAGGTCACCACCACCGAGAAGCAGTGCCAGTTCATGCCGACCATCGGCTCGGCCGTCATCCCCTGA
- a CDS encoding mannosyltransferase: MDTQTAPAPGRASLLVRLGPALLVLSVAARLAWTYLLPNGANFVDLHVYLGGAEALNHPGTLYDYVYGDQTPDFPLPFTYPPFAALVFYPLTLLPFGVVALGWTLGTMAALYGVVRLSQRLLGIGGGQRTAMAWTALGIWSEPLRSNFDYGQINVLITLMVLAAVYTDGFGEQCSSASTRPGGIWSSRNWLTGLLIGVAAGIKLTPLVAILYLLGRRRWAAAAFTVVTFAATIGVSILVIGEQARFYFTHLLGDAKRIGPVGTSFNQSWRGGLSRILGHDVGNTPLLLIAIALTALLAWRAWRSVAEIPGEPDRLGLILVVTLFGLLLSPISWTHHWVWLLPLLIWLFNGPYRYLTEARVLGWIWVVLIVVGIPWLLSFAQPTIWEVHRPWYLAWAGLVYIVATLVTLAWMAAAPFRFPGGSRSPRCHAP, from the coding sequence ATCGACACGCAAACCGCCCCGGCACCGGGCCGCGCCTCGCTGCTGGTCCGGCTCGGCCCGGCGCTGCTGGTGCTCAGCGTGGCCGCGCGGCTGGCCTGGACCTACCTGCTGCCCAACGGCGCGAACTTCGTCGACCTGCACGTCTACCTCGGCGGCGCCGAGGCGCTGAACCACCCCGGCACCCTCTACGACTACGTCTACGGAGACCAGACCCCGGACTTCCCGCTGCCCTTCACCTATCCGCCGTTCGCGGCGTTGGTCTTCTACCCGCTGACCCTGCTGCCGTTCGGCGTGGTGGCGCTGGGCTGGACCCTGGGCACCATGGCCGCGCTCTACGGCGTGGTGCGGCTGAGTCAACGACTGCTCGGCATCGGCGGCGGACAACGCACCGCCATGGCCTGGACCGCGCTGGGCATCTGGTCCGAACCGCTGCGCAGCAACTTCGACTACGGCCAGATCAATGTGCTGATCACCCTCATGGTCTTGGCCGCGGTCTACACCGACGGGTTCGGCGAGCAGTGCAGTTCTGCGAGCACGAGGCCCGGCGGCATCTGGTCAAGCCGCAACTGGCTCACCGGGCTGCTGATCGGTGTGGCGGCCGGAATCAAGCTCACCCCGCTGGTTGCGATCCTCTACCTGCTGGGCCGACGACGCTGGGCGGCAGCGGCTTTCACCGTCGTCACGTTCGCCGCAACGATCGGCGTGTCGATCCTGGTGATCGGGGAGCAGGCGCGCTTCTACTTCACCCACCTGCTCGGTGACGCCAAACGCATCGGCCCGGTCGGCACCTCGTTCAACCAATCCTGGCGCGGCGGACTGTCGAGGATCCTCGGTCACGACGTCGGAAACACGCCGCTGCTGCTCATCGCGATCGCACTCACCGCCCTGCTGGCCTGGCGGGCCTGGCGCTCGGTGGCCGAAATCCCCGGCGAACCGGACCGGCTCGGCCTGATCCTGGTGGTCACTCTGTTCGGGCTGCTGCTGTCGCCGATCTCCTGGACCCATCACTGGGTGTGGCTACTGCCGCTGCTGATCTGGCTGTTCAACGGCCCCTACCGCTACCTCACCGAGGCGCGGGTGCTCGGCTGGATCTGGGTGGTGCTGATCGTCGTCGGCATCCCGTGGCTGCTCAGCTTCGCCCAGCCGACCATCTGGGAGGTCCACCGGCCGTGGTACCTGGCCTGGGCGGGTTTGGTGTACATCGTCGCGACGCTGGTGACCCTGGCGTGGATGGCCGCGGCGCCGTTCAGGTTCCCGGGCGGTTCACGCTCGCCGAGATGTCACGCGCCATAG
- a CDS encoding (deoxy)nucleoside triphosphate pyrophosphohydrolase has product MPRVIVVAGALIADGALLVAQRARPPELAGCWELPGGKVADGETDQLALARELHEELGITVTVGERLGADVPLNATTVLRAYRVTWTAGAMYPHDHRSLRWVSATELDGLDWVPADTAWLPELRRALSTQKAADRQ; this is encoded by the coding sequence GTGCCCCGGGTGATCGTCGTGGCCGGGGCACTCATCGCCGACGGCGCCCTGCTGGTCGCCCAGCGCGCCCGGCCCCCGGAGCTGGCCGGGTGCTGGGAGCTGCCCGGCGGCAAGGTCGCCGACGGGGAGACCGACCAGCTGGCGCTGGCACGGGAACTGCACGAGGAACTGGGCATCACGGTCACCGTCGGGGAGCGCCTGGGCGCCGATGTGCCGCTGAATGCGACGACGGTGCTACGCGCCTACCGCGTCACCTGGACCGCCGGCGCCATGTACCCGCATGACCACCGATCGTTGCGCTGGGTCAGCGCAACCGAACTCGACGGGCTGGACTGGGTGCCCGCCGACACGGCCTGGTTACCGGAACTGCGCCGGGCGTTGTCCACCCAAAAGGCTGCCGATCGTCAGTAG
- a CDS encoding GntR family transcriptional regulator, whose translation MESVEWLQVDASSTVPIFEQLRTQVVAAVRDGRLAPGTRLPTVRDLAGRLDLAVNTVARTYRELESAGVVETRGRKGSFVARPDAADATMAAAAQAFVAATRSVGLGRDDAVAYLDAAFAD comes from the coding sequence GTGGAGTCGGTGGAGTGGTTGCAGGTCGACGCGTCGTCGACCGTGCCGATCTTCGAGCAGCTGCGGACCCAGGTCGTCGCCGCGGTCCGCGACGGCCGGCTCGCCCCGGGCACCCGGTTGCCGACGGTGCGTGACCTGGCCGGGCGCCTGGATCTGGCGGTCAACACGGTGGCCCGGACCTATCGGGAGCTGGAGTCGGCCGGGGTGGTGGAGACCCGGGGCCGCAAGGGCAGTTTCGTCGCCCGTCCGGATGCCGCCGATGCGACGATGGCCGCCGCCGCGCAGGCGTTCGTCGCCGCGACCCGCTCGGTCGGTCTGGGGCGCGATGACGCGGTGGCGTATCTGGACGCGGCGTTCGCCGACTGA
- a CDS encoding PPOX class F420-dependent oxidoreductase has protein sequence MSRDVFDDKLLAVIGGNSLGVLATIKRDGRPQLSNVSYYFDPRETTIAVSITEPRAKTRNLRRDPRASILVSADDGWAYAVAEGDAVLSAPAADPNDATVEALVELYRNISGEHPDWDEYRQAMVTDRRVLLRLPITHLYGMPPGRR, from the coding sequence ATGAGCCGCGACGTGTTCGACGACAAGCTGTTGGCCGTGATCGGCGGGAACTCGCTGGGGGTGCTGGCGACCATCAAACGCGACGGCCGCCCGCAGCTGTCGAATGTGTCGTATTACTTCGATCCGCGGGAGACGACCATCGCGGTGTCGATCACCGAGCCGCGGGCCAAGACGCGCAACCTGCGCCGCGATCCGCGGGCCTCGATCCTGGTGTCGGCCGACGACGGCTGGGCCTATGCGGTCGCCGAGGGGGATGCGGTGCTCAGCGCCCCGGCCGCCGACCCGAACGACGCCACCGTGGAGGCGCTCGTCGAGCTGTACCGCAACATCAGCGGTGAGCATCCGGACTGGGACGAGTACCGCCAGGCGATGGTGACCGACCGGCGGGTGCTGCTGAGGCTGCCGATTACGCACCTGTACGGGATGCCCCCGGGGCGCCGCTAG
- a CDS encoding HhH-GPD-type base excision DNA repair protein, whose translation MSRLQLTQDPDADALLTADPLALLLGMMLDQQIPMEVAFAGPKKLYDRMGGLDAAAIADADPATFAALFAETPAVHRFPGSMATRAQDLCRIIVDEYDGDASRIWTAGDPDGREILKRLKALPGFGDQKARIFLALLGKQYGLTAPGWREAAGDYGRDGVHMSVADVRDRASLDEVRSYKKQMKAAAKAAKG comes from the coding sequence ATGTCTCGCCTGCAGCTCACCCAGGATCCCGACGCCGACGCGTTGTTGACCGCCGACCCGTTGGCGCTGTTGTTGGGGATGATGCTGGATCAGCAGATACCCATGGAGGTGGCGTTCGCCGGGCCGAAGAAGCTGTATGACCGGATGGGTGGGCTGGACGCGGCCGCGATCGCCGACGCCGACCCGGCGACGTTCGCCGCGTTGTTCGCCGAAACCCCGGCGGTGCACCGGTTTCCGGGGTCGATGGCCACGCGGGCCCAGGACCTGTGCCGGATCATCGTCGACGAGTACGACGGCGACGCGTCCCGGATCTGGACCGCCGGTGATCCCGACGGCCGGGAGATCCTCAAGCGGCTCAAGGCGCTTCCCGGGTTCGGCGACCAGAAGGCCCGGATCTTCCTGGCCCTGCTGGGCAAGCAGTACGGCCTGACCGCGCCGGGCTGGCGCGAGGCGGCCGGGGACTACGGTCGCGACGGTGTGCACATGTCGGTGGCCGACGTGCGCGACCGCGCGTCACTGGATGAGGTGCGCAGCTACAAGAAGCAGATGAAAGCCGCCGCCAAAGCCGCAAAGGGCTGA
- a CDS encoding class I SAM-dependent methyltransferase: protein MTEKTTADLTGVSETALLTLHSRAREAGRPDAIIEDPMAVQLLESIDYDFSRFGRTRQDFAIRALTFDRETLTYLARHPKATVVALAEGLQTSFWRVETAVTDPQFRWLTVDLEPIVELRRRLLPASDRVELCAQSALDYRWMDGLDPGPGVFITAEGLLMYLEPDAALDLIRECASRFPGGAMMFDLPPSWFTALARSGWLKTSWRYTVPAMPFSMSPSEAATLVDIPGVRTVRDVRHAPGRGSVTNALLAATRLSPLLDPLRGVTVLLEFG, encoded by the coding sequence ATGACCGAGAAGACCACCGCCGATTTGACCGGCGTTTCCGAAACCGCCCTGCTGACGCTGCACTCCCGGGCCCGCGAGGCCGGCCGGCCCGACGCCATCATCGAGGATCCGATGGCCGTGCAGCTGCTGGAGAGCATCGACTACGACTTCTCCCGGTTCGGCCGCACCCGCCAGGATTTCGCCATCCGGGCGCTGACCTTCGACCGGGAGACTCTGACCTACCTGGCCCGCCACCCCAAGGCGACGGTGGTGGCCCTCGCCGAGGGGCTGCAGACCAGTTTCTGGCGCGTCGAGACGGCCGTCACCGATCCGCAGTTCCGTTGGCTGACCGTCGATCTGGAACCGATCGTCGAATTGCGCCGACGGCTGCTGCCGGCATCGGACCGGGTCGAGCTGTGTGCCCAGTCGGCCCTGGACTACCGCTGGATGGACGGCCTGGACCCGGGCCCGGGAGTGTTCATCACCGCCGAGGGTCTGTTGATGTATCTGGAGCCCGACGCCGCGCTGGACCTGATCCGGGAGTGCGCCAGCCGTTTTCCCGGCGGCGCCATGATGTTCGACCTGCCGCCGTCGTGGTTCACCGCGTTGGCCCGGAGCGGCTGGCTGAAAACCTCGTGGCGTTACACCGTTCCGGCGATGCCGTTTTCGATGTCACCGTCAGAAGCCGCGACCCTGGTGGACATCCCCGGGGTACGGACGGTCCGCGACGTCCGGCACGCACCCGGGCGCGGATCGGTGACCAATGCACTGCTGGCCGCGACGCGGCTGTCCCCGCTGCTGGATCCGCTGCGCGGGGTGACCGTGCTGCTGGAATTCGGCTGA
- a CDS encoding DUF5302 domain-containing protein: MAKHEMPEPESQRKFREALERKNEKSASGTAHQDAGAGHNKAHGPVENRRNFRRKSG; encoded by the coding sequence ATGGCCAAGCATGAGATGCCCGAGCCGGAATCCCAGCGCAAGTTCCGCGAAGCGCTGGAACGCAAGAACGAGAAGTCCGCCTCGGGTACCGCGCACCAGGACGCCGGCGCCGGTCACAACAAGGCCCACGGCCCGGTGGAGAACCGCCGCAACTTCCGCCGCAAGAGCGGCTAG
- a CDS encoding class I SAM-dependent methyltransferase: MSTTQTVHHPMFARLWVAMSSHETELITRLRRENLDGLTGRVLEIGAGAGNNFAYYPDTVEQVVAIEPEEHLFEHGQRAAAAAPVPVSVTEKTGEALANDPAGEEPFDAVVCSLVLCTVNDPDLVVSQALSHLKPGGELRYLEHVASAGALGRVQRAADATVWPRLFGNCHTHRDTESVIEAAGFEVQSRRRLWTLPRWAPLPVSEFAIGRAVRPA; this comes from the coding sequence ATGAGCACGACCCAGACGGTTCACCACCCGATGTTCGCCCGGCTGTGGGTCGCCATGTCCTCGCACGAGACGGAGCTGATCACCCGGCTGCGCCGGGAGAACCTGGACGGGCTGACCGGGCGGGTGCTGGAGATCGGCGCCGGTGCGGGCAACAACTTCGCCTACTACCCCGACACCGTCGAGCAGGTGGTGGCCATCGAGCCCGAAGAGCATCTGTTCGAGCACGGCCAGCGGGCCGCGGCGGCGGCTCCGGTCCCGGTGAGCGTCACCGAGAAGACCGGCGAGGCACTGGCCAACGACCCGGCCGGCGAGGAACCGTTCGACGCGGTGGTCTGCTCGCTGGTGCTGTGCACCGTCAACGATCCGGATCTCGTTGTGAGCCAAGCGCTCTCCCACCTCAAGCCCGGCGGTGAATTGCGCTACCTGGAACACGTGGCCAGCGCCGGGGCGCTCGGGCGGGTGCAGCGGGCGGCCGACGCCACCGTGTGGCCGCGGCTGTTCGGCAACTGCCACACCCACCGCGACACCGAATCGGTCATCGAGGCCGCCGGATTCGAGGTGCAGAGCCGTCGCCGGCTGTGGACCCTGCCCCGCTGGGCACCGCTGCCGGTGTCCGAATTCGCCATCGGCCGCGCCGTCCGCCCGGCGTAG
- a CDS encoding DUF1697 domain-containing protein, whose protein sequence is MTRYVAFLRGVNVGGVNLKMADVAGVFTDAGFTGVATVLASGNVLLESGTDAADVRATAERSLREAFGYDAWVLVYDVDTLAAISAAFPFPREVEGSHSYVTFVADPAVLDELAALTAGPEEQIAPGDGVLYWQVPRGSTLDSPIGKTMGKRAYKSSTTTRNLRTLAKVLAR, encoded by the coding sequence ATGACCAGATACGTGGCCTTCCTGCGCGGCGTCAACGTCGGCGGGGTCAACCTCAAAATGGCCGATGTGGCCGGAGTTTTCACCGATGCCGGGTTCACCGGCGTCGCCACCGTGCTGGCGAGTGGGAATGTGCTGCTGGAATCCGGGACCGACGCTGCGGACGTACGCGCGACGGCCGAGCGGTCGCTGCGAGAGGCCTTCGGCTACGACGCCTGGGTGCTGGTCTACGACGTCGACACACTCGCCGCGATATCGGCGGCCTTCCCGTTCCCCCGCGAGGTCGAGGGCTCCCACTCCTATGTCACCTTCGTCGCCGACCCCGCCGTGCTCGACGAACTCGCCGCGCTGACCGCGGGCCCCGAAGAACAGATCGCGCCCGGCGACGGGGTGCTGTACTGGCAGGTGCCCCGGGGATCCACGCTGGACTCGCCGATCGGCAAGACGATGGGCAAGCGCGCCTACAAGTCCTCGACCACCACCCGCAATCTGCGGACGCTGGCCAAAGTGCTCGCCCGGTAG